From a region of the Daphnia magna isolate NIES linkage group LG1, ASM2063170v1.1, whole genome shotgun sequence genome:
- the LOC116925607 gene encoding leucine--tRNA ligase, cytoplasmic isoform X1, producing the protein MTERKGRFKVDFLLELERVIQEKWENSKIFEEDAPEDEASMEKFFVNFPYPYMNGLLHLGHTFTLMKCDLAVGYQRLKGKKCLYPFGFHCTGMPIKACADKLKREMEQFGFPPNFPEKVEEVIEDVREATIPKDKSKGKKSKLVAKSGSAKYQWQIMQSLGLNDEEIKPFADAVYWLNFFPPLAKRDLMKLGLHVDWRRSFITTDANPFYDSFVRWQFLRLRDRGHIQFGERYTIFSPKDDQPCMDHDRASGEGVGPMEYTLIKMKVLDPVPKVLEPFEKKSIFLVAATLRPETMYGQTNCWLRPDMDYIVFETNSGEIFVCTYRAALNMSFQKITADVGKVAVLAKIKGEQILGAALHSPLSSYSPIYALPMLTIKEDKGTGIVTSVPSDSPDDYAALRDLKNKAALREKYGIKDEMVLPFEPVPIVEVPELGNLSAVYACDRFKIQSQNDKDKLLEAKELVYLKGFYDGILLVGPHQGKKVQDVKKVIQKEMFQASQAVVYMEPEKTIISRSGDECVVALCDQWYLDYGKGTWRERTTEALAKTETYHDEVRKNFAATLDWLKEHACSRTYGLGTKLPWDEKWLIESLSDSTIYMAYYTVAHLLQGNTFDGTGENTLGIKADQMTPEVWDYIFFKEAQLPTTAIPEEKLRIMKREFNFWYPVDLRVSGKDLVPNHLTYFLYNHVAIWPNEPNRWPQAIRANGHLLLNSEKMSKSTGNFLTLSEAIEKFSADGMRLALADSGDSVEDANFVEAMADAGILRLYNLIDWVKESLATIDQLRDSEYTFNDQVFDNEMNLKVTETNQNYDRMLFKEALRTGFFEYQAIRDTYREISMGNMHKKLILKYIETQAVILSPICPHIAEHVWQLLGRKESILKCQWPSVPEYDSVLISAGAYLDQAAHEFRLRMKAYLASLTSKGAKKGAIVPTEKPTHGTVWIAKSYPTWQSIILTLLQEKYNQDGVMPDNKWLSSELSSKPELKKSMKKVMPFVQVAKEKVAKHGIRALNLTMDFNEAEVITKNIEYLTATLDLEGLNVLYSDDPTADEKIKEDCVPGVPHITFRYQPGVSINFLNPQPLSGLFEVKLAVMQGDTPAKLASRLVKHHKQIKDPKRVSLWRYQDPVLGPRKIPTCDDLERGKIRLTETHTFLVNLENKTVAVEENGTQVDIGSSLTYIVA; encoded by the exons ATGACTGAGAGAAAAGGTCGTTTCAAGGTGGATTTTCTTCTGGAACTTGAAAGAGTTATCCaggaaaagtgggaaaattCTAAGATATTTGAGGAAGATGCACCTGAAGATGAAGCCAGCATGGAAAAATTCTTTGTCAACTTTCCATATCCTTACATGAATGGGTTGTTGCATTTAGGTCATACTTTTACCCTAATGAAATGTGATCTTGCTGTTGGATACCAACGATTGAAAGGGAAAAAGTGTTTGTATCCTTTTGGATTTCACTGTACAGGAATGCCAATTAAG gCTTGTGCGGACAAGCTCAAAAGGGAAATGGAACAGTTTGGATTTCCACCCAATTTTCCAGAAAAAGTTGAAGAAGTCATAGAAGATGTCAGGGAAGCCACCATTCCTAAGGATAAATCAAAGG GTAAAAAGAGCAAACTAGTGGCAAAATCAGGATCAGCTAAATACCAATGGCAAATTATGCAAAGCCTTGGTTTAAATGATGAAGAAATCAAACCTTttgctgatgctgtttattGGCTAAATTTTTTCCCACCGTTGGCCAAAAGAGATTTAATGAAACTAGGCCTACAT GTTGATTGGCGACGATCTTTCATTACGACTGACGCAAATCCCTTCTACGATAGCTTCGTACGTTGGCAGTTTTTGCGCCTACGAGACCGTGGGCACATCCAATTTGGTGAACGCTACACGATTTTCTCGCCCAAGGACGACCAGCCCTGTATGGATCACGACCGGGCATCCGGTGAAGGCGTTGGTCCAATGGAGTACACTCTGATCAAGATGAAAGTCTTAGATCCTGTGCCTAAAGTCTTGGA GCCTTTTGAGAAGAAGTCAATATTTTTGGTAGCTGCCACTCTTCGCCCGGAAACTATGTACGGCCAAACCAACTGTTGGTTACGTCCAGACATGGATTATATTGTTTTTGAAACGAATTCTGGTGAAATTTTCGTTTGCACGTACCGAGCAGCTTTGAACATGTCGTTCCAGAAAATAACAGCAGATGTAGGGAAGGTTGCCGTTTTGGCTAAAATCAAGGGTGAA CAAATTCTAGGTGCGGCACTTCACTCTCCTCTCTCCAGCTACAGTCCAATTTATGCTTTGCCAATGCTAACAATCAAAGAGGATAAGGGAACCGGTATTGTGACTAGCGTTCCCTCTGATTCACCCGATGATTACGCAGCTCTTCgagacttgaaaaataaggccGCTTTGAG GGAAAAATACGGAATCAAGGATGAAATGGTTTTACCGTTTGAGCCTGTTCCTATTGTAGAAGTACCTGAGCTAGGGAATCTGAGTGCGGTATACGCTTGCGATCGCTTTAAAATCCAGAGTCAAAATGATAAAGATAAACTTCTGGAGGCAAAAGAACTTGTTTACTTGAAAG GGTTTTATGACGGCATTCTCCTCGTTGGACCTCATCAGGGGAAGAAAGTGCAGGATGTCAAGAAAGTGATCCAAAAGGAAATGTTTCAAGCTTCGCAAGCCGTTGTTTACATGGAGCCAGAGAAAACAATTATTTCGAG ATCTGGTGATGAATGCGTGGTTGCCCTTTGCGACCAGTGGTACCTTGATTACGGCAAAGGGACATGGAGAGAACGCACTACAGAAGCTTTAGCGAAAACTGAAACTTATCACGATGAAGTACGAAAAAATTTTGCTGCCACTCTAGACTGGCTCAAAGAGCACGCTTGTTCGCGTACATATGGGCTTGGCACAAAATTGCCGTGGGATGAAAAATGGTTAATCGAATCGCTTTCAGATTCAACTATTTACATGGCCTACTACACCGTGGCGCATCTGTTACAGGGAAATACTTTTGATGGAACAG GAGAGAATACCTTGGGTATAAAAGCCGATCAAATGACCCCTGAAGTTTGGGATTACATTTTCTTCAAAGAGGCACAATTGCCTACCACTGCCATTCCTGAAGAAAAGCTACGCATTATGAAGAGAGAGTTCAATTTTTGGTACCCCGTAGACTTGCGTGTTTCTGGGAAGGATTTGGTTCCCAACCATTTGACCTACTTTCTGTACAACCATGTTGCAATCTGGCCGAATGAACCAAATAG GTGGCCTCAAGCCATTCGAGCCAATGGGCATTTGCTTCTTAATTCTgaaaaaatgtcaaaatcAACTGGTAATTTTTTGACACTTTCTGAAGCCATTGAAAAGTTCAGCGCCGACGGCATGAGGTTAGCTTTGGCGGATTCGGGTGATTCTGTAGAAGATGCCAATTTCGTTGAGGCTATGGCAGATGCCGGAATATTGAG gcTTTATAATTTAATCGATTGGGTTAAAGAATCTCTTGCTACGATTGATCAGTTGAGAGATTCCGAATACACGTTTAATGACCAAGTGTTTGACAATGAGATGAACCTGAAAGTTACCGAAACAAATCAGAACTATGACCGCATGCTTTTCAAAG agGCCCTTCGCACGGGATTTTTCGAATACCAAGCAATCCGGGACACTTACAGAGAAATAAGCATGGGCAATATGCATAAAAAGTTAATACTCAAATACATCGAAACCCAAGCTGTTATTCTCTCACCCATTTGCCCACATATTGCGGAACATGTATGGCAGTTGCTTGGTCGTAAAGAAAGCATATTGAAATGCCAGTGGCCGTCTGTTCCTGAATATGATAGCGTTCTGATCAGCGCCGGCGCGTATCTGGACCAGGCTGCTCATGAATTCCGTTTGCGAATGAAAGCGTACTTAGCATCACTTACCTCGAAAGGTGCCAAAAAAGGTGCCATTGTACCAACTGAGAAACCCACGCATGGCACTGTTTGGATTGCAAAAAGCTATCCTACTTGGCAATCAATCATCTTGACCCTTCTTCAAGAAAAATATaac CAAGATGGGGTTATGCCTGATAACAAGTGGCTATCCTCAGAACTCAGCTCGAAACCCGAGTTGAAAAAATCTATGAAAAAAGTTATGCCTTTCGTTCAAGtggcaaaagaaaaggtaGCCAAGCATGGTATTCGTGCCCTCAATTTGACAATGGACTTCAACGAAGCGGAAGTAATTACGAAGAACATTGAATATCTTACCGCAACTTTGGAT TTAGAAGGATTGAATGTCCTGTATTCAGATGATCCTACTGctgatgaaaaaattaaagaagacTGTGTACCTGGCGTCCCTCACATTACCTTCCGTTATCAACCTGGCGTTTCCATCAACTTCCTCAACCCGCAACCACTTTCGGGTTTATTTGAAGTAAAGCTTGCAGTAATGCAAGGAGACACGCCGGCCAAATTAGCCAGTCGTTTAGTTAAACATCATAAACAAATTAAGG atcCCAAACGAGTTAGCCTCTGGCGCTACCAAGATCCTGTTCTTGGACCGAGAAAAATTCCTACATGTGACGATTTGGAAAGGGGCAAGATTAGGCTTACTGAGACTCATACCTTCCTCGTGAATCTTGAAAATAAAACTGTTGCagtagaagaaaatggaacgCAAGTTGACATCGGGTCAAGTTTAACATACATAGTTGCGTAA
- the LOC116925607 gene encoding leucine--tRNA ligase, cytoplasmic isoform X2, whose translation MTERKGRFKVDFLLELERVIQEKWENSKIFEEDAPEDEASMEKFFVNFPYPYMNGLLHLGHTFTLMKCDLAVGYQRLKGKKCLYPFGFHCTGMPIKACADKLKREMEQFGFPPNFPEKVEEVIEDVREATIPKDKSKGKKSKLVAKSGSAKYQWQIMQSLGLNDEEIKPFADAVYWLNFFPPLAKRDLMKLGLHVDWRRSFITTDANPFYDSFVRWQFLRLRDRGHIQFGERYTIFSPKDDQPCMDHDRASGEGVGPMEYTLIKMKVLDPVPKVLEPFEKKSIFLVAATLRPETMYGQTNCWLRPDMDYIVFETNSGEIFVCTYRAALNMSFQKITADVGKVAVLAKIKGEQILGAALHSPLSSYSPIYALPMLTIKEDKGTGIVTSVPSDSPDDYAALRDLKNKAALREKYGIKDEMVLPFEPVPIVEVPELGNLSAVYACDRFKIQSQNDKDKLLEAKELVYLKGFYDGILLVGPHQGKKVQDVKKVIQKEMFQASQAVVYMEPEKTIISRSGDECVVALCDQWYLDYGKGTWRERTTEALAKTETYHDEVRKNFAATLDWLKEHACSRTYGLGTKLPWDEKWLIESLSDSTIYMAYYTVAHLLQGNTFDGTGENTLGIKADQMTPEVWDYIFFKEAQLPTTAIPEEKLRIMKREFNFWYPVDLRVSGKDLVPNHLTYFLYNHVAIWPNEPNRWPQAIRANGHLLLNSEKMSKSTGNFLTLSEAIEKFSADGMRLALADSGDSVEDANFVEAMADAGILRLYNLIDWVKESLATIDQLRDSEYTFNDQVFDNEMNLKVTETNQNYDRMLFKEALRTGFFEYQAIRDTYREISMGNMHKKLILKYIETQAVILSPICPHIAEHVWQLLGRKESILKCQWPSVPEYDSVLISAGAYLDQAAHEFRLRMKAYLASLTSKGAKKGAIVPTEKPTHGTVWIAKSYPTWQSIILTLLQEKYNQDGVMPDNKWLSSELSSKPELKKSMKKVMPFVQVAKEKVAKHGIRALNLTMDFNEAEVITKNIEYLTATLDLEGLNVLYSDDPTADEKIKEDCVPGVPHITFRYQPGVSINFLNPQPLSGLFEVKLAVMQGDTPAKLASRLVKHHKQIKDPKRVSLWRYQDPVLGPRKIPTCDDLERGKIRLTETHTFLVNLENKTVAVEENGTQVDIGSSLTYIV comes from the exons ATGACTGAGAGAAAAGGTCGTTTCAAGGTGGATTTTCTTCTGGAACTTGAAAGAGTTATCCaggaaaagtgggaaaattCTAAGATATTTGAGGAAGATGCACCTGAAGATGAAGCCAGCATGGAAAAATTCTTTGTCAACTTTCCATATCCTTACATGAATGGGTTGTTGCATTTAGGTCATACTTTTACCCTAATGAAATGTGATCTTGCTGTTGGATACCAACGATTGAAAGGGAAAAAGTGTTTGTATCCTTTTGGATTTCACTGTACAGGAATGCCAATTAAG gCTTGTGCGGACAAGCTCAAAAGGGAAATGGAACAGTTTGGATTTCCACCCAATTTTCCAGAAAAAGTTGAAGAAGTCATAGAAGATGTCAGGGAAGCCACCATTCCTAAGGATAAATCAAAGG GTAAAAAGAGCAAACTAGTGGCAAAATCAGGATCAGCTAAATACCAATGGCAAATTATGCAAAGCCTTGGTTTAAATGATGAAGAAATCAAACCTTttgctgatgctgtttattGGCTAAATTTTTTCCCACCGTTGGCCAAAAGAGATTTAATGAAACTAGGCCTACAT GTTGATTGGCGACGATCTTTCATTACGACTGACGCAAATCCCTTCTACGATAGCTTCGTACGTTGGCAGTTTTTGCGCCTACGAGACCGTGGGCACATCCAATTTGGTGAACGCTACACGATTTTCTCGCCCAAGGACGACCAGCCCTGTATGGATCACGACCGGGCATCCGGTGAAGGCGTTGGTCCAATGGAGTACACTCTGATCAAGATGAAAGTCTTAGATCCTGTGCCTAAAGTCTTGGA GCCTTTTGAGAAGAAGTCAATATTTTTGGTAGCTGCCACTCTTCGCCCGGAAACTATGTACGGCCAAACCAACTGTTGGTTACGTCCAGACATGGATTATATTGTTTTTGAAACGAATTCTGGTGAAATTTTCGTTTGCACGTACCGAGCAGCTTTGAACATGTCGTTCCAGAAAATAACAGCAGATGTAGGGAAGGTTGCCGTTTTGGCTAAAATCAAGGGTGAA CAAATTCTAGGTGCGGCACTTCACTCTCCTCTCTCCAGCTACAGTCCAATTTATGCTTTGCCAATGCTAACAATCAAAGAGGATAAGGGAACCGGTATTGTGACTAGCGTTCCCTCTGATTCACCCGATGATTACGCAGCTCTTCgagacttgaaaaataaggccGCTTTGAG GGAAAAATACGGAATCAAGGATGAAATGGTTTTACCGTTTGAGCCTGTTCCTATTGTAGAAGTACCTGAGCTAGGGAATCTGAGTGCGGTATACGCTTGCGATCGCTTTAAAATCCAGAGTCAAAATGATAAAGATAAACTTCTGGAGGCAAAAGAACTTGTTTACTTGAAAG GGTTTTATGACGGCATTCTCCTCGTTGGACCTCATCAGGGGAAGAAAGTGCAGGATGTCAAGAAAGTGATCCAAAAGGAAATGTTTCAAGCTTCGCAAGCCGTTGTTTACATGGAGCCAGAGAAAACAATTATTTCGAG ATCTGGTGATGAATGCGTGGTTGCCCTTTGCGACCAGTGGTACCTTGATTACGGCAAAGGGACATGGAGAGAACGCACTACAGAAGCTTTAGCGAAAACTGAAACTTATCACGATGAAGTACGAAAAAATTTTGCTGCCACTCTAGACTGGCTCAAAGAGCACGCTTGTTCGCGTACATATGGGCTTGGCACAAAATTGCCGTGGGATGAAAAATGGTTAATCGAATCGCTTTCAGATTCAACTATTTACATGGCCTACTACACCGTGGCGCATCTGTTACAGGGAAATACTTTTGATGGAACAG GAGAGAATACCTTGGGTATAAAAGCCGATCAAATGACCCCTGAAGTTTGGGATTACATTTTCTTCAAAGAGGCACAATTGCCTACCACTGCCATTCCTGAAGAAAAGCTACGCATTATGAAGAGAGAGTTCAATTTTTGGTACCCCGTAGACTTGCGTGTTTCTGGGAAGGATTTGGTTCCCAACCATTTGACCTACTTTCTGTACAACCATGTTGCAATCTGGCCGAATGAACCAAATAG GTGGCCTCAAGCCATTCGAGCCAATGGGCATTTGCTTCTTAATTCTgaaaaaatgtcaaaatcAACTGGTAATTTTTTGACACTTTCTGAAGCCATTGAAAAGTTCAGCGCCGACGGCATGAGGTTAGCTTTGGCGGATTCGGGTGATTCTGTAGAAGATGCCAATTTCGTTGAGGCTATGGCAGATGCCGGAATATTGAG gcTTTATAATTTAATCGATTGGGTTAAAGAATCTCTTGCTACGATTGATCAGTTGAGAGATTCCGAATACACGTTTAATGACCAAGTGTTTGACAATGAGATGAACCTGAAAGTTACCGAAACAAATCAGAACTATGACCGCATGCTTTTCAAAG agGCCCTTCGCACGGGATTTTTCGAATACCAAGCAATCCGGGACACTTACAGAGAAATAAGCATGGGCAATATGCATAAAAAGTTAATACTCAAATACATCGAAACCCAAGCTGTTATTCTCTCACCCATTTGCCCACATATTGCGGAACATGTATGGCAGTTGCTTGGTCGTAAAGAAAGCATATTGAAATGCCAGTGGCCGTCTGTTCCTGAATATGATAGCGTTCTGATCAGCGCCGGCGCGTATCTGGACCAGGCTGCTCATGAATTCCGTTTGCGAATGAAAGCGTACTTAGCATCACTTACCTCGAAAGGTGCCAAAAAAGGTGCCATTGTACCAACTGAGAAACCCACGCATGGCACTGTTTGGATTGCAAAAAGCTATCCTACTTGGCAATCAATCATCTTGACCCTTCTTCAAGAAAAATATaac CAAGATGGGGTTATGCCTGATAACAAGTGGCTATCCTCAGAACTCAGCTCGAAACCCGAGTTGAAAAAATCTATGAAAAAAGTTATGCCTTTCGTTCAAGtggcaaaagaaaaggtaGCCAAGCATGGTATTCGTGCCCTCAATTTGACAATGGACTTCAACGAAGCGGAAGTAATTACGAAGAACATTGAATATCTTACCGCAACTTTGGAT TTAGAAGGATTGAATGTCCTGTATTCAGATGATCCTACTGctgatgaaaaaattaaagaagacTGTGTACCTGGCGTCCCTCACATTACCTTCCGTTATCAACCTGGCGTTTCCATCAACTTCCTCAACCCGCAACCACTTTCGGGTTTATTTGAAGTAAAGCTTGCAGTAATGCAAGGAGACACGCCGGCCAAATTAGCCAGTCGTTTAGTTAAACATCATAAACAAATTAAGG atcCCAAACGAGTTAGCCTCTGGCGCTACCAAGATCCTGTTCTTGGACCGAGAAAAATTCCTACATGTGACGATTTGGAAAGGGGCAAGATTAGGCTTACTGAGACTCATACCTTCCTCGTGAATCTTGAAAATAAAACTGTTGCagtagaagaaaatggaacgCAAGTTGACATCGGGTCAAGTTTAACATACATA GTTTAA
- the LOC116925632 gene encoding LOW QUALITY PROTEIN: coatomer subunit gamma-2 (The sequence of the model RefSeq protein was modified relative to this genomic sequence to represent the inferred CDS: deleted 1 base in 1 codon), with the protein MMGMKRDKKDEEDASGGNPFHNVEKTAVLQEARIFNETPVKARRCTHVLTKILYLINQGEILGTTEATEAFFAMTKLFQSKDVVLRRMVYLGIKELAMIAEDVIIVTSSLTKDMTGKEDTYRAPAIRALTAITDNTMLQAIERYMKQAIVDKSPAVSSAALVSSLHLFKTAPEVIKRWVNEAQEALNSDNVMVQYHGLGLLYQIRKTDRLGVTKLVAKLTKMPLKSPYAACHLIRMVCKLIEEEESAGGEVTTLMDYLESCLRHKSEMVIYEAAHAIVNLRRTGPRELAPAISVLQLFCSSPKPALRFAAVRTLSNVAMTHPAAVTACNLDLENLITDSNRSIATLAITTLLKTGGEASVDRLMKQIASFVSEISDEFKVVVVEAIRSLGLKYPRKHSTLMSFLSGMLRDEGGLEYKASIADTIIAIVEDNPDAKEAGLTHLCEFIEDCEHTSLAVRILHLLGREGPRTKQPSKYIRFIYNRVILENAAVRAAAVSALSHFGATCEDLLPNILVLLQRSQMDTDDEVRDRATYFYSVLSRKQAALNSQYILEGLQASLVTLEKALLNYVQHPSEAPFDLKSVPLAPVIEERHVAPTGQLDGGGSRATPASVAAPTATRLPATATRQDVYIEKLSAIPQFDSFGPLFKSSAPAELTESETEYVVRCVKHTYAQHMVLQFDCTNTLSDQLLENVNVAVEAPEGFDILVSIPCDKLEYSVLGTCYVALSLPESVLSSTGTCSATLKFTVKDCDPTTGQPDSDDGYEDDYVLEDVEIGVSDHIQRAAKASFGTAWEEMGSTNELQETFSLPAIRTLDEAVRNIISFLGLQPCEWSDKVPEGKSAHTLLLSGVFRGGFEVLVRSKLALSPEGGVTMQLSVRSGDAEVSELVASAVG; encoded by the exons ATGATGGGAATGAAGCGCGataaaaaagatgaagaagatg CTAGTGGAGGAAATCCATTCCACAATGTGGAGAAAACTGCAGTTCTTCAGGAAGCCAGAATTTTTAATGAGACACCAGTAAAAGCACGAAGATGTACTCATGTTTTGACCAAGATACTTTACCTTATTAATCAG GGTGAAATACTTGGAACAACTGAAGCAACAGAGGCATTCTTTGCTATGACCAAACTTTTCCAGTCTAAAGATGTTGTTTTGCGTCGAATGGTGTATCTTGGCATCAAAGAGCTGGCAATGATAGCTGAGGATGTTATTATTGTTACATCAAGCTTAACTAAAGATATGACAGGAAAAGAAGATACTTATCGTGCACCAGCAATTCGTGCCTTAACAGCTATCACTGAT aacacAATGCTTCAAGCCATTGAGAGGTACATGAAACAAGCCATTGTTGACAAATCACCAGCCGTGAGCAGCGCAGCATTGGTTAGCAGTCTTCATCTTTTCAAAACAGCACCGGAAGTCATCAAGCGCTGGGTAAACGAAGCCCAAGAAGCACTGAATTCCGACAA TGTCATGGTTCAGTACCATGGCTTGGGTCTTCTCTATCAAATCCGTAAGACCGATCGCTTGGGCGTTACCAAGCTAGTGGCTAAGCTAACCAAAATGCCGCTGAAGTCACCTTATGCAGCTTGTCATTTG ATTCGTATGGTTTGCAAACTTATTGAAGAAGAGGAAAGTGCTGGTGGAGAAGTAACAACTTTGATGGATTACCTCGAATCGTGTCTACGGCACAAATCTGAAATGGTTATCTATGAAGCGGCTCACGCAATTGTAAACCTTCGTCGAACCGGTCCTCGCGAATTAGCTCCGGCTATCTCGGTGCTACAGCTCTTCTGCTCGTCACCAAAACCAGCGTTACGTTTTGCTGCCGTACGGACGCTATCAAAT GTCGCAATGACGCATCCTGCTGCTGTCACAGCGTGCAATTTAGATTTGGAGAACCTTATCACGGATTCAAATCGTTCGATTGCCACGTTGGCCATTACAACTTTGTTGAAAACTGGAGGAGAAGCGTCAGTTGACAGGCTGATGAAACAGATTGCCTCATTTGTCTCCGAAATTTCTGACGAATTTAAG GTGGTAGTTGTTGAAGCCATAAGATCGCTAGGATTAAAATATCCTCGCAAGCACAGTACGTTGATGAGCTTCCTGTCGGGAATGCTGCGTGATGAGGGTGGACTCGAGTACAAAGCCTCAATCGCCGATACTATTATCGCTATCGTAGAAGACAATCCGGATGCCAAAGAAGCTGGTTTAACTCATTTATGTGAGTTTATTGAAGATTGTGAGCACACAAGTCTAGCCGTGCGCATCCTT CATTTGCTTGGTCGTGAAGGACCACGCACTAAACAGCCTTCTAAATATATCCGATTTATATACAATCGCGTCATCTTGGAGAATGCTGCTGTTCGAGCAGCTGCTGTATCAGCGCTGTCTCATTTTGGTGCAACATGCGAAGACCTGTTGCCAAATATTTTAGTACTGCTTCAGCGAAGCCAAATGGATACTGACGACGAAGTGCGTGATCGGGCTACATACTTTTATTCTGTCCTATCTCGCAAACAAGCAGCTCTGAACAGCCAATATATCTTGGAAGGCCTACAA GCTTCTCTTGTGACGCTCGAAAAAGCTTTACTGAATTATGTTCAGCACCCATCGGAGGCACCATTTGACCTCAAATCAGTTCCACTGGCACCAGTAATCGAAGAACGACATGTTGCCCCTACTGGGCAGTTAGATGGTGGAGGTTCACGAGCGACTCCGGCCAGTGTCGCTGCTCCGACGGCTACCCGTCTGCCAGCCACTGCTACTCGCCAAGATGTCTACATTGAGAAGCTTAGCGCCATTCCACAGTTTGATTCGTTTGGACCACTGTTTAAGAGCTCTGCCCCAGCTGAGTTGACTGAATCGGAAACCGAATATGTTGTACGTTGCGTGAAGCATACCTACGCTCAGCATATGGTTCTGCAG TTTGATTGCACGAACACCCTAAGTGACCAGCTGCTGGAGAACGTAAACGTCGCGGTTGAGGCACCAGAAGGCTTTGATATTCTCGTGTCCATTCCGTGTGACAAATTGGAATATAGTGTCCTAGGGACTTGCTACGTGGCTTTGTCTCTTCCCGAATCAGTCCTCTCCAGTACAG GAACTTGCAGTGCCACTTTGAAATTTACAGTTAAAGATTGCGATCCAACTACAGGCCAACCAGATTCGGATGACGGCTACGAGGATGACTACGTT CTGGAAGATGTTGAGATTGGAGTTTCTGATCACATTCAGCGAGCTGCTAAAGCTTCATTTGGCACGGCATGGGAGGAAATGGGTTCTACCAATGAATTGCAGGAAACTTTCTCGTTACCTGCTATCCGTACATTGGACGAGGCTGTCCGCAATATCATATCTTTCCTTGGCTTGCAGCCTTGTGAGTGGTCAGACAAAGTGCCCGAAGGAAAGAGCGCCCATACACTTTTACTTTCAG GAGTTTTTCGTGGTGGGTTTGAGGTATTAGTAAGATCTAAACTAGCCCTTTCGCCAGAAGGAGGTGTCACCATGCAGTTATCCGTACGGTCTGGAGATGCGGAGGTATCCGAGTTGGTAGCTTCCGCCGTGGGTTAA
- the LOC116925637 gene encoding procathepsin L, with protein sequence MKNLALAILLSISLGMVTAVSVNKLFADEWNLFKNIHSKSYTEFEEKFRQKVYMENRHKIARHNARFHKGEVSFTMEMNHFGDLLHHEFVAVVNGFKGKNFTKSGEGVFFMEPANAAIPDSVDWRTEGAVTPVKDQGQCGSCWSFSATGALEAQNFRKTGQLVSLSEQNLIDCSGKYGNEGCNGGLMDQAFQYIKDNKGIDTEESYPYEAEDDTCRYNPKTRGAVDNGFVDIPSGNEAKLMAALASVGPVSIAIDASHESFQFYSAGIYYEPECSSDDLDHGVLVVGYGKDKAGKDYWLVKNSWSEKWGDKGYIKIARNRKNHCGVATAASYPLV encoded by the exons ATGAAGAATCTGGCTCTTGCCATTCTCCTGTCCATTTCTCTTGGAATGGTTACAGCTGTTTCTGTGAACAAGCTTTTTGCAGATGAATGGAATCTGTTCAAG AATATTCATTCTAAGTCATACACAGAATTTGAAGAGAAATTTCGCCAAAAGGTGTATATGGAGAATCGTCACAAAATTGCACGTCATAATGCTAGATTTCACAAAGGAGAAGTATCTTTTACCATGGAAATGAACCACTTTGGTGACCTG CTTCATCATGAATTTGTTGCAGTTGTAAATGGTTTTAAGGGAAAAAATTTCACCAAATCTGGTGAGGGGGTTTTCTTCATGGAACCAGCCAATGCAGCAATTCCTGATTCTGTTGACTGGCGTACGGAAGGTGCTGTCACCCCCGTTAAGGATCAAGGCCAATGCGGATCTTGTTGGTCCTTTTCTGCT actGGTGCGCTTGAAGCTCAGAATTTCCGAAAAACTGGACAACTGGTTTCTTTGAGTGAGCAAAATCTGATCGACTGCAGTGGCAAATATGGGAATGAAGGCTGTAATGGTGGACTTATGGATCAAGCTTTCCAGTACATCAAGGATAACAAAGGCATCGATACCGAGGAATCGTATCCATACGAAGCTGAG gACGATACATGCCGTTACAATCCCAAAACCCGTGGAGCTGTTGACAATGGCTTTGTGGACATCCCCTCCGGCAATGAAGCTAAGCTAATGGCGGCGCTGGCAAGTGTTGGTCCGGTGTCGATTGCCATTGACGCTTCCCACGAATCATTTCAGTTTTATTCTGCAG GTATTTATTATGAGCCCGAATGTTCTAGCGATGATCTGGATCACGGAGTTTTGGTAGTTGGATATGGAAAAGATAAAGCTGGTAAAGATTATTGGCTCGTAAAGAATTCCTGGAGTGAAAAGTGGGGAGACAAGGGCTACATCAAGATCGCCCGTAATAGAAAGAATCACTGTGGAGTCGCCACCGCTGCCAGCTATCCACTGGTGTAA